In Capsicum annuum cultivar UCD-10X-F1 chromosome 8, UCD10Xv1.1, whole genome shotgun sequence, the genomic window TGTAACATGGTATCTAATTCTGCACTTTTGTTTTGAAAAGCATTAAGTGCTTTACTCCCAATCCTGTCTACTTTGAGAACCATATTAAAAGTGTCATTGTTAACCTTCTCATAAGATCTGAGTTGGATTCTCAAGGAAGTATTCTCAGCTGCCAAAGCATTGATACTCTCGTTCTCTGCTTTATTGACTTCCAACTCTTGGAAAAGTTGGCAACGTTCTCCTTTTAGCTCTGTTATTACATGCTGCAGTTCTTCAATCTCCTTTTCAAGACAATTCATTTTATTAATTTCTGCGTCTTTCATTTCCATATCATTCTGGAGTCTCTGTGATGCTGCTTCCAGCAAGCAAGTTTCATTCTTCAACATCTGATTTTGTTGGTCAAGGACAAAGATGCGACTTGAAGAACTTTCAAGGGCTGAGTCCTTCTTTTGTAATTCTTCAAGCAGCTTCTCATTTTTAGAGTTGAGTTCTTGGACCTGGGTTGTCAGAACAGCCTTTCCTTCCATTAATTCACCAAGTTCACGCTTTAAAGTCTCATTCAAACAAGAAACTTCCATCAGTGAGCAAGCATCTTGCTCAAGAACATCTTTTCTAGCATGAACTTTGGCCATCATGGAATCCATTACACTAAGTTCAGCCAACAAATTCTGCTGCTTCCTTCCTGCTTCTGCAACTTCTTCTTGTAGGATGGAAACCTCAACCTCCTTGTCAAGTAGAATGGATGCAGTTAATGCAACATCTAGATTGTCAAAAATGATTTGTCTCTTCAAACCTTCGGCAACTTCATAAAAGTGCTTATTTTGTCTCTCCAACTGAGATATTAAGAGGGTCCTCTCTTCTAACTCAGATGACAAAATTAATGACTCAAAATCTTTTGCAGAAAGTTCCACAGTCAAATTATCTTCCAGAGACTTCAAGGCTTCTTCTTTGTCCTTCAGCACCCGTTGTTGATCTATAAGAGATGCCAAGACAGTTTTGTTGCTCAGAGCTATCTCTTTTATTAACTCCACAAGCTCAGATCCCATTTGCTCGGACCTCGCTAACATTGCCTCTTCCTGGAACTGCAGATCCAATATTTTTTTCTCGAAAGAGCCAAGTTTGGAGGTGAGATCCACTGCATCAGACTCTTTCCGCAATACGCGATCAAAGTTGTTTTTAATGTCGGCCAATAATTTCACCTTCAGAGTTCTGCACATTTCAAGCTCCTTCTGTGCTTTGAAGTTCTGCTCCTTCAACTTAGATATTAATGAGTTTGATTCACTTAGCCCATGATTGAGTAGCCCATTTTCTACATTTAATCCAGTTGCAGCTTCTAAGAGAATGCCCATGTGACAAAGATGCAAGACAGAAAGAGAACAGTCCTTCATAACAATATCAGACCATATCTCCTCAAGCCATGACCTCATGTACTTAATTGATTCATGAAGTTGAGACTTTATGATTAGGACATCAGATGTTACAGACATGAGCTCATCCATGGAAGAGGTCGCTGTTTGTGAAACTATATCCTCTAGCTCCAACACCAGCTTCTGCATCATCACTAGATCTGACTCAAACTCATTTTCCAGTCTTTGGTAATGCATGTCTTTTTGATCATTAGCAGACTGCAAGTTTTGATTTTCGTTAACAAGGATGTCTCTCTTTTTGGTTAAGCTGATCTCCTTTTTCTTAAGCTTTTTAATGTCAAGCTTTAAGGATTCATTTGCTATCATCAGCTCATTTATCATGATGTCTGCTTCTTTCATGGTGTCTTGAACCTCGCCAAATTTGGCTACAGTGCAGGAAGCTTCAGTAGCTTTCTGGGCCGCCACTGCCTTAGCATCACAAAGTTCAGCTGCAAGTAACTGCAGACAAGAATTTCGAGAGGGCAGATCAGACTGAGACCGTGTTATTGATTCTATCATACGTAATTAGTGGCTAGGAACTTGTCCTTTACATTAAATTCTATGCTTACATTGTGGGATGCATTATTTAATCCTTCATGATAATCGTTCTCAAGGATTATAAAATTGTAATGAACAGTCAAAAAGAAGTATTACAATATTGAAAGTCATGAGCAGTAATATATGATGTGTTTCTAGTGATATGGACATACCTTTTTTTGCTCATACCAGGAGTTGGAGGACTCCTGCACAGCACCTTCAATTGTCCGCAACTTATTGTCTACCAAGTCCACTTTAAGTGCAAGGTCCTGTTCAAACTTATCCATATAGGTCTGCAGAGAAGTTACTGCAGCCAAAAGATCTCCAATGCTCTCTTTACTCTTTTGCTCAGATGACCTCAGTGTTTCTTTCTCAAAACGTAATTTGGCCATTTCAACTTGCACTCCTTTTAAGCATTCAAGAGCAGATTCCATTTCtttccttagtagaataattgtAGCATCTCTGTCCTTATCCTTCCAATTCATTTGAAAAGTTTCCTGCTTACTCGCTGATCCAAGCATGTTATTACTTTTGTCAAAGGAACAGTCTGTTTTTACAGCTGTCCTATCTTCAAGAATGCATGACTCTAGGTGCTGGCTGTGTTTTCTTGTCTCACTACCTTCCTGCAACAATACATTAAAGTTggataacatataataaaatgcATCATGAAGAACTTACCATGCCACTGAAGAAGCAGATAGACGATAAGATATAAGTTACTTTCAAACATGCCACTGAAGAAGCAGATAGACTATAAGATATAAGTTACTTTCAAACATAACGGCACGTAACTTACCCATGTGCTAGTATTTTTTCCACCACTAGAAAAAGAAGCATGAGTTTCATTGCTAGTATCTTTTCCATGACTTCCACTTCTTTCCACACACTCACTGAGGTGAGAACGTACTGTTGAAACGCCTGCTTGCAACTCTGTAAGTTTCTCAATTGTTTTGAACatatcattttcttcaatttcttcaagcTTTTGTCTTTTCTCCTCAAACAGCTGAAGTCTCAGATCACTGCAGGTCTTTTCCAGAGTTTCTAGCTCCATTCTCAGAGATTCATTTTGATTCTCTGCAGTGGCAACTAGTGAAGCCTGATCCCGGAGAATAGCATCATTTTGTCTGCTTGTTTCTAGAGATTCCATAAGCTGCATGTCCTTCTGGTTTAAAGCATCAATATAGTTGGAATTCTGTTCTGACAACCAGTTAACCACCAGGAAAGCGACTGTTGCACTGACCGACGCCTTTCTGAGTTGATCCTCCCCATACTTGATTGTATTCTCAAGTTGTGAGATGTCATGTGCCTTTGAGCTCAACTGGGATGTCAAAGAAAACAGCTCAGCGTCTCTTTCACGGCAATCTAGCTGGTGAGCCTCCATCATAACTAAAGCTGCTCCTCTAAGAGATCTCAACATGGACTCCATATCATTTTTTCTGTTGAGAGCATTCTCCAGACTCTGGCTAAGCTGTTCAATAAGTAACTCCTTTTCAAAAATGTGTTTTGTCATTCTTCCAAATTGTTCAGATATCCTACTTCTCTTATTTGGAAATGTACTGGAAATAAAATCCAGTTGCTCACAGGCATCTTTTAGAGCCTCATGACCCCCACATACAATAGCTTCAATCTCATTGTTTACCTTCTCCCATTCTTCAGACATATTTATCAACTCTTTTTCTTTGTCATATACATTTTCACCAAGTTTTCGGTTTTCTTCTGTCATCAGAGACAATTGTGCCTCCAAATTATTAACCTCAGTTTCCAGCTCATTTAACCTCTTTCTGCTCTCCATCTCTTTCGAGCTGCTCTCTCTAACTTCCTGCTGAAGAAGGAGGAGTTCTTCCTGCAAGCAAACAATCACTGCAGCAGTTTCTGCCTCAGCCTGCCTGCTTATTTCATCCATCGCTTCCTCATTTGACACATGAAATTCGGAGTCACTTTGGTAATGTTGATTCAACATTTTGGCCTTCTCAAGGGAATCATACATCTTTTTAAGCTTTGCTTGCAAAGAAGAATCATTACTTTCCAAGAGCTTAGAAGATGAGAGATTTCTTGATCCTTGATGAAACATTTGCTTCTTCAAGGAAGAGATTTCAAGCTCCTGATTCTGCACTACTTCAGCATAATGATTGTTGCTGTTTCTTAGATCTTCTACCTCAGTGATTGCCAAGAGATGTTGGGATTCAAGAGCTTCAATAATGGATTTGGCTTCCCCAAGTTCTGCGTGAACATCTTCACATTTCTTGGTCACTAACAGAAGCTGTTCTTTTGATGAGTCTAGGTCTAGCATCATGGATTGAGCATGTTGCTCCAATTCCTTGTGATGCAACCTTTCTTCTTGAACTATAACTTTTAGAATGTCCAACTCAAGTTGCAAATCCATAATTTTCTCTATGTGCTTCATCGTTTCTTCTTTCCTCGTatcttccttctctttctcatcaGAAGTTTTTGATTTGCTATTAAGAGCCAGAGCTTCTGATATTGACTCCTGAAAAGTTAATAGTCATTCACATCAAGAACATGAACAAACTTGAGTTATGCAAACAAAAAACTAAATCGTACGAAGAATATTCAGTGGGATTCAACACAAGCAACTCGGGCTGCTGATTATGCTCTAATATCTTTTGTATTTGATTTGGCAACTTATGTTGACAGCTTAAAACTGATCCTAAACTTAAAGGTACCTCCTAAACTTAAAGGAAAGTTCTACAAAGTGGTGGTTAGACCGGCATTGTTgtatggggcggagtgttggcctgttaagaaggcccacatccagaagatgaaggtggcggagatgagaatgcttcAGTGGATGCGTGGGTGCACTAGGAAAGATagaattagaaatgaggttattcgagataaggtgggagtggcatcggtggaagccaagatgagggaagcaaggttgagatggttcggtcatGTGGTGAGGAGGGTCGCGGATGCCCCATTGcgaaggtgtgagaggttggctagggatAGGTTCAAGCgcggtagaggtagaccgaagaaatattggagggaggtggtTAGACAGGACATGGAACAGTtccagcttaccgaggacatgaccctagatagagagttgtggaggaggcggattagggtagaaggttaggtTGAGTTTAGGACGTTGTATTTTTTGTTGTACTACTTGGTGTATCTTGTATATGTTGATTTCTATGATATTTTGTCCTTTGACTATGCCTTGTCTAGATTATTTTATATTGAGCATTGTTCTATTTTGAGCCAGGGGTCttttggaaacagtctctctatctcatttctgaggtagtggtatggacttcgtacacttaccctccccagaccccacttggtgggaatatactgggtatgttgttgtttgtggttgTTGTATTTGTACTGGCTGAATTGTGAAATATGTTGTACTACTTGGTGTATCTTGTATATGTTGATTTCTATGATATTTTGTCCTTTGACTATGCCTTGTTTTCTATGATATTTTGTCCTTTGACTATGCcttgtctagattgttttatATTGAGCATTGTTctattttgagccgggggtcttttggaaacaatctctctatctcatttctgaggtagtggtatggacttcGTACACTTACCCCCTCCCCAgacccacttggtgggaatatactgggtatgttgttgtttgttgttgttgtatttgtacTGGCTGAATTGTGAAATATTCTCATCTCAGATTTATTACCAAAGTCAGGAAAAGCATCAGTTTAATTCAAATGCCCAAAGCAACTCCCTGAACCATGATAAAGGTGGTGTGTTCTCCCTTATCTTTCTTCCCCTTCTCTTATTTTTCAGTTATATAATTGACAGAAATATGCTTGTTCAGAATGAAAATTACCTTTCTGACTTCAACCCCATCATTGTGATCATTGTTAGCAGAACTGATGCTATTTAATGAACCCCGTAATTCATCGATCTCCCTGAGGGGGTTGAGAGCAAGTTAGAGGAAACTAATAGTCGGAGCAGTTTTAATTTCAATATGTTAAATGTCGGGAAAGTCTTAGAAGCCCAGTTAGAAAAGACAGCACAGATAGTGTTACCAAAGCAGGTATTAGAAAGGGTCACTACCTGCTGAgtgctttgtttttctctaaacAACAGTTTAGGTTAGTCCGGCATTCCTCCAACTCATGTAAAGTCTTTTTTAACTGAAACATGAAAATACATATGAGAGACTAAACTTGTTCAATTTCTTCAAGTTAGGGGGTCACCAGAGACCAACCTCTAAATGTAGTGTAGTTTGCTCGTCGCAAACATGTACAGACTCCTGCACCATGCAAAAGATGCTTGAACATAAGCAGGCTTGAATTGAATCTTTAAAGCAATTGAAAGAAAGAACACACACCGTACAAGCTGCTGTTGTACATTACCTGAGATGGAATATTCATGTCCAAATGGTTGTGCTTCTTCAGGTTCCCATCAATATTGGTAAGCAGCTGCAAATACATATATGGTCTTACCACTATAGCCTCAAACAAGTCAAAGAGCTACAAAAGACAAAAGGCACAGAATTTACCTGATCCCTCAAGTTAGAAACCTCACTCAACAGAATTTCTCTCTCCCCTTCTTcataaaaatcttgaaatctACAAGTCCAGcagaaagaaaaatagttgaagaataaaaagtaaaggaaCCTCAATATTTAGGTGACTGGATAATGTGTGAACATTCTACCTCCGCAGTTCTTCTAAAAGCCTAATGTTTTCACATGCAAATCGAGTTACTTCTGGATTTCGATCAACCTTAGCTTGAAGCAACTGAATTTCTTCAGTAAGTGCATTGTTTTCCTCCAATAAATAACTATCTGCTGGTATTAGTCCATTGACAAGTGACTCCATCCTTTGAATTCTCTCTTCTCTGAACTTTAGCATCATCTTGGTGCACCTATTATCTTCCTCCCTTTGGCGAACCTAAGAGACATGGGAGATAACCATGTATTAATATCTTACGTCAGTACCTATTGCAaatatcaaaccaaaataaagaaatggGAGAGAAGGCAAGAAAGTGTGAAGTGGGTCACCAGACGGTTAAGCTGCTCAATTTCAGCTTCAAGTTGTTTGATAGAAGTTTCAGCCATCTGCTCTCTCCTTAAAGAACCAGCTAGTGTGGTCTCTAGTGATTTGAActgaaaataaggaaataaaagcGTAGAATCATTACCCATGAAGATGCAAGAATGTAAAAACACCAGATAGAGATGCAATAATCAGACTGAAACCAAGCTGGGAGACAAACAAAGAATTCTCTAGTCCATTTTGCTTTATTTGTACACTTCATACTGACATAAGAGTAAACTTGCCTTTTTACATAGAACTAGTTTTCTAACCACACTTTTCCTACACAGCACGagttgtgaagattcttaggaggAGGAGGATTGGTATAGCTTGTCCAGGAGACTAAATGTGTAGGTTCAAGATGAGGGATGTGGACGAGTATAAATTGTAGTTTGAGGAATTGGAATGAGGttggtatcttagtagatgaaggaGCTTACgggcaggtggtggaggttaagtgGGTTGACGATAGGTTGATGTcaattaagttggtcattggagggTATACGTTGAACGTTATTTGTGCCTACGCTCCCCCCGCAAGTAGGCTTGGacaaggaggagaagaagagtttttgGGAGGCGTTGGATGAGGTGGTGCGAGGCATACCAAGCAATGAGAAACTTTTCATAGGAGGGGGGGTTTTAAGTGGACATATTGGGTCTTTATCGAGAGGCTATACTGATGTGCATTAAGGTTTCAGTTTCGGGGAAAGGAATGAAGGAGGAACACCTTATTATTGTCTTTCGTAGTTCggtggccaagactcagatagactt contains:
- the LOC107840326 gene encoding kinesin-like protein KIN-12D is translated as MLRDFKFLRRNSGKNTTQQEEIENVPVNPRDSMGPPTSSTDSTRPPLNTIQETTRGVKVTKIDKTPAKRRYSDITKTPEKPVSLLPKGRYGWAKKADSSSSSVEEGDEGKTDAGQSRKVAANATPRSTRTTGRANSNYSESHSNQTTPSKSVTKPPNPAFSLASGSRALASGAARMANYAALSRGIPISGNSSTVVDKVEVPHFDLKENPSFWLEHNVQVLIRVRPLNSTERSTQGYSRCLKQESAQCITWIGQPETRFTFDHVACETINQETLFRMVGLPMVENCLSGYNSSIFAYGQTGSGKTHTMLGEIEELEVRPSPNRGMTPRIFEFLFARIRAEEESRRDERLQYSCKCSFLEIYNEQITDLLDPSSTNLMLREDMTKGVYVENLSEFEVRTVGDILKLLTQGSLNRRVAATNMNRESSRSHSVFTCIIESRWEKNCTDNFRFSRLNLVDLAGSERQKASGAEGERLKEAASINKSLSTLGHVIMVLVDVANGRPRHVPYRDSKLTFLLQDSLGGNSKTMIISNVSPSICCAAETLNTLKFAQRAKLIQNNAVVNEDSSADVTALKHEIRLLKEELSSLKSQNVSRALSFGQTTVSGDSRLEDDSSYDETDQHGSSMITKEAKGIVRLSTKQFKSLETTLAGSLRREQMAETSIKQLEAEIEQLNRLVRQREEDNRCTKMMLKFREERIQRMESLVNGLIPADSYLLEENNALTEEIQLLQAKVDRNPEVTRFACENIRLLEELRRFQDFYEEGEREILLSEVSNLRDQLLTNIDGNLKKHNHLDMNIPSQESVHVCDEQTTLHLELKKTLHELEECRTNLNCCLEKNKALSREIDELRGSLNSISSANNDHNDGVEVRKESISEALALNSKSKTSDEKEKEDTRKEETMKHIEKIMDLQLELDILKVIVQEERLHHKELEQHAQSMMLDLDSSKEQLLLVTKKCEDVHAELGEAKSIIEALESQHLLAITEVEDLRNSNNHYAEVVQNQELEISSLKKQMFHQGSRNLSSSKLLESNDSSLQAKLKKMYDSLEKAKMLNQHYQSDSEFHVSNEEAMDEISRQAEAETAAVIVCLQEELLLLQQEVRESSSKEMESRKRLNELETEVNNLEAQLSLMTEENRKLGENVYDKEKELINMSEEWEKVNNEIEAIVCGGHEALKDACEQLDFISSTFPNKRSRISEQFGRMTKHIFEKELLIEQLSQSLENALNRKNDMESMLRSLRGAALVMMEAHQLDCRERDAELFSLTSQLSSKAHDISQLENTIKYGEDQLRKASVSATVAFLVVNWLSEQNSNYIDALNQKDMQLMESLETSRQNDAILRDQASLVATAENQNESLRMELETLEKTCSDLRLQLFEEKRQKLEEIEENDMFKTIEKLTELQAGVSTVRSHLSECVERSGSHGKDTSNETHASFSSGGKNTSTWEGSETRKHSQHLESCILEDRTAVKTDCSFDKSNNMLGSASKQETFQMNWKDKDRDATIILLRKEMESALECLKGVQVEMAKLRFEKETLRSSEQKSKESIGDLLAAVTSLQTYMDKFEQDLALKVDLVDNKLRTIEGAVQESSNSWYEQKKLLAAELCDAKAVAAQKATEASCTVAKFGEVQDTMKEADIMINELMIANESLKLDIKKLKKKEISLTKKRDILVNENQNLQSANDQKDMHYQRLENEFESDLVMMQKLVLELEDIVSQTATSSMDELMSVTSDVLIIKSQLHESIKYMRSWLEEIWSDIVMKDCSLSVLHLCHMGILLEAATGLNVENGLLNHGLSESNSLISKLKEQNFKAQKELEMCRTLKVKLLADIKNNFDRVLRKESDAVDLTSKLGSFEKKILDLQFQEEAMLARSEQMGSELVELIKEIALSNKTVLASLIDQQRVLKDKEEALKSLEDNLTVELSAKDFESLILSSELEERTLLISQLERQNKHFYEVAEGLKRQIIFDNLDVALTASILLDKEVEVSILQEEVAEAGRKQQNLLAELSVMDSMMAKVHARKDVLEQDACSLMEVSCLNETLKRELGELMEGKAVLTTQVQELNSKNEKLLEELQKKDSALESSSSRIFVLDQQNQMLKNETCLLEAASQRLQNDMEMKDAEINKMNCLEKEIEELQHVITELKGERCQLFQELEVNKAENESINALAAENTSLRIQLRSYEKVNNDTFNMVLKVDRIGSKALNAFQNKSAELDTMLQNIYEELERASKFFEEFESLENCVKEILIQCSSLQTELVRKDEIIKGMLFDLSLLQESASNHMDQKDEIDDLMVSISSLENELDEAVCKGQALEVQLQEKISKIAVLESDISQKCKDIELLSRKNSELATIAKDAMEEKCSIEEELSEKREACENLEIEITNFGDIVGAMSNSIECLKRNISDVTSEKEDFHGEILTLKKELETAQTLAEESEANAIEAKEEAETAKLHAEEKEEEVKLLERSVEELECTVNILENEVEFVRGEAERQRLQREELELEFHAIKQQMSNVKGSDADMRRHQEEKEKSLQEACQRIQLLEGEIISRDAELAHFKAHISELNLHAEAQAREYKEKFKALEALAQKVKMDPHATQAPALSSSKLEKNSSKPRGSGSPFKCIGIGLVQQLMSEKDEEHSAERHRIQELEALAASRQKEIFMLNSKLAAAESMTHDVIRDLLGLKLDMNNYANLLDNKQLQMLMEVAGLHNVDAQFKEEEVPKLRQQLNEFIEERKGWIEEIERKQAEMVAAQIALEKLRQRDHLLTTENEMIKLENANHKKKVRELEADIKKLSGQQNLQQRIHHHAKIKEENNLLKNQNDDLIVKLRKTESILSRVREELTHFRQTNGRGPYINFDKEEMLENKLKEKEEERLQLAQKLLGLCASVLKAAGITKPTSDMGISAAEEALEQLKNRLTSLERELQDAKFKNKMTNERIRLTELMPQSSPLRTGENGQISNGGSSSPLTAFDR